One genomic segment of Hevea brasiliensis isolate MT/VB/25A 57/8 chromosome 3, ASM3005281v1, whole genome shotgun sequence includes these proteins:
- the LOC110655127 gene encoding uncharacterized protein LOC110655127 translates to MLASKKAFDKLCRRCIPFPSTINSGDSCLLQGHISFGVSYSEGANDTRETIYWSGQRRNVSPAGFLTLTHASIGGNSLEIDNHCHDWHMSSRHYNFLSNDKSIRGFSDKVLGSIPEYVKIVEVGPRDGLQNEKDVVPTPVKVELIRMLVSSGLPVVEATSFVSPKWVPQLADAKDVMAAIRDLEGARFPVLTPNLKGFEAAVAAGAKEVAIFASASESFSKSNINCSIEDSLGRYNDVALAASKLSIPVRGYISCVVGCPVEGMISPSNVAYVAKRLCDMGCSEISLGDTIGVGTPGTVIPMLGAVLNVVPVDKLAVHFHDTYGQALSNILASLHMGINTVDSSVSGLGGCPYAKGASGNVATEDVVYMLNGLGVKTNVDLQKVILAGNFICKHLGRSSGSKTAIALSKITAHASKL, encoded by the exons ATGCTAGCCTCAAAGAAGGCTTTTGATAAGCTTTGCCGGCGTTGCATCCCTTTTCCCTCGACGATTAATTCAGGTGATAGCTGCTTGCTCCAAGGGCACATTTCTTTTGGAGTTTCCTATTCAGAAGGTGCCAA TGATACACGAGAGACAATATACTGGAGTGGACAAAGAAGAAATGTATCTCCGGCTGGTTTCTTGACTCTTACACATGCAAGTATTGGTGGGAATTCTTTAGAAATTGATAATCATTGCCATGATTGGCACATGTCAAGTCGTCATTATAATTTCTTGTCAAATGACAAATCAATAAGAGGATTTTCAGACAAG GTTTTAGGAAGCATTCCAGAATATGTGAAGATAGTTGAAGTAGGTCCAAGGGATGGATTACAAAATGAGAAGGATGTTGTACCTACTCCTGTCAAGGTTGAGTTGATTAGAATGCTAGTTTCTTCTGGGTTGCCTGTTGTTGAGGCAACAAGTTTTGTCTCACCAAAATGGGTACCACAG CTAGCTGATGCAAAGGATGTAATGGCAGCAATTAGAGATCTTGAAGGTGCTAGATTTCCAGTATTAACTCCTAATCTGAAA GGTTTTGAAGCAGCTGTTGCAGCTGGAGCGAAGGAAGTTGCCATCTTTGCATCAGCTTCAGAATCTTTTTCAAAGTCAAATATCAATTGCAGCATTGAAGATAGTCTGGGTCGTTATAATGATGTTGCCCTTGCTGCCAGCAAGCTTTCAATTCCTGTTCGTGG ATATATATCATGTGTTGTGGGGTGTCCAGTAGAAGGAATGATATCTCCGTCAAATGTTGCATATGTTGCTAAACGACTTTGCGATATGGGTTGTTCTGAAATTTCCCTTGGTGATACAATTGGTGTTGGTACTCCTG GTACTGTCATTCCAATGCTTGGAGCTGTTCTTAATGTTGTCCCTGTTGATAAGCTTGCTGTCCATTTTCACGACACTTATGGTCAAGctctttcaaatattctagcATCACTCCAT ATGGGGATCAACACTGTTGATTCATCAGTCTCTGGTCTTGGGGGTTGCCCATATGCTAAGGGGGCTTCTGGTAATGTTGCTACTGAAGATGTTGTCTACATGCTCAATGGTCTTGGAGTCAAGACTAATGTGGATCTCCAGAAGGTCATTTTAGCAGGAAATTTCATCTGCAAGCATTTGGGGCGTTCTTCTGGTTCGAAGACAGCAATTGCCTTGAGCAAAATCACAGCTCATGCCTCCAAACTTTAG